Sequence from the Thermocaproicibacter melissae genome:
CCCAAAAGAACTCCCGATAATAAAATCAATTGAGCCATAACCTTGAACACCATAAGATTCCATTTTTTCGGCAAACTCAACGGAAGAGAACTGTTTCCCTTCAATGCATAAAGCAATTACCTTGGAGCCGGTTGATGCTTTTTCAATCCACTCCCCTTCTTTCTCCAAAGCAGCAGCAATCTGCGCTGCGGAAGGGTCTGACGGAAGGCGGCATTCCGGCAGTTCCGTCAAGCTGAAATTACAGAATTGCCCTAACCGTTTTTCATATTCGGCGAACGCATCGCGCCAATAAGATTCTTTTAATTTTCCGACACAAATCAAATGAAGCTTCATCATGGCAATTTCTCAAAAAACAATCGTACGGGTCTCCGTATTTGCAATCGGAGCTACATACAGTTCAAAGTCGATTCCCTGCTTCATTCCGGACATGCGCAGAGAACAAAGCGAAGTCTGGAAGGCAAGTTCTGGTGTGTTATTCTCCCGGCTTAAGTGGGCGAGTACAAAACGCGTTGAACCATTGCGAACAAGATATTCCAGTTCGGCAGCGCAGTCGTCATTGGAAAGATGTCCGGTTTTCGATAGAATCCGGCGTTTCAAAACATACGGATATGGTCCGTTTTCCAACATTCTTACATCATGATTCGATTCGAGCACAACAAGGTCTGAGCCCTCCAGAGAACGCCGAACCTCCTCCGAAAGATAGCCCAAGTCTGTGGACAGAGCTATTTTTCTGCCATCCGGTAAATCAATGCGGTAGCCGGAACATTCTGCACTGTCATGAGGAATCGGAAACGGAGAAATCTTCATCCCAGCTGCTTCAATCCCTGTTTTTGGAATTACAAAGGACTCGATTTTGTCGTTCACGCAGCCCATTTTTTGGAGCGCATTTAGCGTGCCTGACGAAGCGTAAACGGGGATTTTTAAGCGCGAGGCTAAAACACGCAGTCCTGACACATGGTCGGAATGCTCATGTGTAACAAAAATTGCCCTAATTTTAGCGGGGTCAATGTCACAGGCTTTGAGCATTTCTAATATTTGTTTTGCAGAACGGCCGGCATCAATCAGAATTCCGTCAGTTGCCGAGCCTATGTAATAACTGTTTCCAGTGCTTCCACTGAAAAGCGGACAAAATCTGGCCATATTTCCCCCAAAAGAAAAAGGATTGGCAGCAACCAATCCTTTTGTTATTAGATTGCCTGTGCAGCCTCAGGCTCAGGAATGTGAACACGTCGTATATCTGCACCGAGCTTGCGAAGCTTTCCTTCAATATTTTCGTATCCACGCTCAATTTGTTGAATATTTTCAATCTGTGTAACACCGCGTGCGCAAAGACCGGCAATTACAAGCGCGGCACCTGCACGCAAGTCAGTTGCTTTTACAGGCGCTGCATCAAAGTGATCAATTCCCTCCACAATCGCTAATTTGCCATCTACGGAAATTTGAGCACCCATGCGCTTCAATTCTTCAACATAACGAAAACGGTTATCCCATACGCTTTCGTTTATGATGCTTGTCCCTTCGGCGAGGGAAAGAAGCACGGCAATTTGAGGCTGCATATCTGTCGGAAAGCCCGGGTGCGGCATTGTCTTGATATTGCACTTGTGCAGTTTTCCATTCCTGCATACGCGAATGGAATCATCGTATTCTTCAACCGTTACGCCCATTTCTTCCAGCTTGGCTGAAATAGACTCAAGATGTTTCGGAATAACGTTGCGAACAAGCACGTTTCCGCAGGTTGCAGCTGCTGCAACCATATAAGTTCCAGCTTCTATCTGGTCAGGAATAATAGAATAGTTTGTACCGTTCAGTTTGGAAACACCGAAGATCTTGATTACGTCGGTTCCCGCGCCGCGAATATCTGCGCCCATTGAATTCAGAAAGTTTGCAAGGTCGACAATGTGCGGCTCTTTTGCCGCGTTTTCAATGATGGTATTTCCTTCAGCGCGAACAGCCGCCAACATAATATTAGCGGTCGCACCAACAGAGGCAACATCCAGGTAAATGCTGTTGCCAACTAATTTGTCTGCATAAATGTCGACCATACCGCCCTCGATACGGTATTTTGCGCCAAGTGCTGCAAATCCCTTCAGGTGCTGGTCAATGGGCCTTACACCAAAGTCACAGCCACCGGGCATCGTTACTACTGCATGATGGAAACGCCCGAGGAGTGCGCCCATCAAATAATAAGAACCACGCATATGGCGCGCAAGTTCTTCTGATGCAATATACGTGTTTATTGGAGTAGGATCAATTTCAATGGAAGCTTTATTAGGAATTCTGATTTTTGCTCCCAAATCATATAGAATTCGCGTCATGGAATTGACGTCGGTTATATTTGGAATGTTCTCAATACGGCATACGCCGTCAGAAAGAATGGTAGCGGGAAGAATTGCAATTGCCGCATTCTTTGCCCCGCTTATTTCAACTTCGCCGTTTAGGTTGTGTCCGCCAGATATCACAAACTTATCCAATCCGGTACGCTCCAATCAAAAAATCAAACATCAATATTATCTCACATTTGCGTGGAATATTGTGTTTGGAGTAAAGAACAAAAGAAAAGAATTCTGAAATTGTATGACAAACTTCCACACAACCACAAAATAACAACATATTGATGATAATATAAAAAACGCAAAAAGTCAACCGTATATCTACATTCTGCAGCTAAAAATTATTCTATTCAAAAATAATACGCTGTGTGCATAATCTACGAAACATAATTTCGTGGATTGACATGGGAACCTCCGACAATAACCTCAAAGTGGAGATGCGGACCGATGGAGTCTCCGGTACTTCCGACGCGGGCAATTGCCTGTCCTCTTGACACGGCTTGGCCGGCCGATACAAGCAGAGAACTGCAATGACCATACAGCGTCTTTTTCCCGTTTCCGTGGTTAATGATTACGCATTTGCCATATCCGTCGTTCCAACCTGCAAGTGTAACAACCCCGCCATCAGCGGCAACGATCACTTTTCCGTAGGCACCCGAGCCGGAAATGTCGATTCCTTTATGGAACGCTCCCCAGCGCGACCCAAACGTAGAAGTAATCATGTGAAGAGAAGGTACAGGCCACATGAATTTTCCGCTAGCGACGCCTTTTTCATTGACCGGCCGCTTTTTCGTTCCAGTGAGCACGATTTTGCTGATTGGCTGTTTTGTTACTGTCCTCTTCACGGATTCTCGTGAAACCTCTATCCCGTTTATATAATGTACGCGATCGACACAGTATTGCTTACCATCTACCCCTTCTTGCAATACTTTTACATAATCGCTGTATTTTGAATCGTCTTTCTTGGTTTCAGTTGAATAAGGGAGCGTGCCTTCGTAGGATATCGTTTTGATAACTTCCACTTCAAGCGTCGGGACAGCTACTTTCAGTTGTATCAAGTCTCCCGGATGAATCGACTCAGTGATATTCGGGTTCAGCTTGCGAAGATCACTGATTGACATGTTGTTTGCGGCGGCGATGAAAGTCAGTGTATCGCCTTCTTTCACCGTATAGGTGGTGCCGGCACTTGATTTTCCGTTAATGTAAGCCTGCATCTTGTCCGTTGAGATAATGGAAGAAATCGGGTACAAGCCGTTGATTACTTCCACATTCTTGACAAATTTGGCAGTCGCGTCTTTATCGTTCCCCTTTGCTTCGTTAAGATAATTTTGAAGCATATAACGAAGGTCGGCAGAACTTTTTACAGCTCCAATTAAATCGCCGTCAACATAGAGGCCACTGGCTTCATCAATGATGTCATTACTCTGCTTTATGAGTAAATCGCAGACCGCTTGCGTGCTCTTTAGCCCGGATTTATCACTTGTCAGCTTGAAAGCCGGCATAAACTGGATGCTCGCATCACTTTGTGATGAGCCATGAATCATGCGTTGATTGACAAGTTCACTCGCTTGTTCAAAGACTTTCTCATCCCGAATGGTCCCAATTGTTTTGCCTTGGTTAGAAAGTGTGAGGTTAAATTCTTGATTTTTCCAATAGCGAATCGAAGAAACAAGAAGCAAAATGCAGATAACCGAAACGCAGAAATTTAATGCAGTGGATAGTACACCCCGATGTGCGGAAGCACTTTTACGCAGGGAGTAAAAAAAGATAGAGCACGCCGCAAAAAAGTTTCTTTGTTTGGCTTTTTTTACACGTGCCCTAATTTTCTTAGCTCCACTTCGAGCAATTTTAACTTTATTCCACAGCCTGTACAAATTTACGCCAAGAGTAACCGAGTAAATATGCCTCAGGAAATACCCAATAGGCAGTAAATATGCAAAGACTCTCCTTCCTACTCTCTTTGAAGCGCGTATTGTCTGAATTCCGATGATATATGTGAAACGGCAAAAATCTCTAAAATGATTGCGCGTAAAGTTCGCAGTCATTTTCAAAAAGCAGACAATTGCGCTTTTTAGAGATACCTTCATAAGAGCCTTTCCTTCCGCGATTACAAAGTTGTAACTTATTTATTAATAATATAACAAAATCGTTATTTTTGCAACACGTAAAGGAAATTATATTGCTGTTTAATATTTCAATTTCGCTTCGGTCCAATCTTTGATGACAGGCAAAAATTCAGATACTCTTTGCTTTGCACCGGCGAGATCGTGATCAAGATAGTTGCCACATTCCTGCGCGGATGCCCCGGGGATTTCGCCTTCATAGTCCGCAATCTTTTGGAAGATGTCGATGATAAGCTGTACTGCTTCGCTTTGTGGGACATTACGGAGCAGAAAATAGAAACCGGTACGGCACCCCATCGGCCCAAAGTAAATCACACGGTCTGCATAAGAAGAATTGCGCGCAAATGTCGCAAAGAGGTGTTCTATGGTGTGCAGTTCTCCGTTTTTTAGGTATGGCGGCGTATTCGGGCGCACCATGCGGATATCATAAGTTGTAATATCGCCATCGACCCGTGAAACATAAATTCCGGGAAGAAGTTTTGTGTGGTCCACGCAGAAGCTTGCAATTTTTTGCATCATTTAACTCTCCTTTATAAAAATGGATTGTTTCCGAACAATTCGGCAAGGTTGGTGTTTTGGTCAATTCTTTTTAGAAATGTTACGCTTTCATCTATGGCTGATTCAAAAAGCTCAAAGAAACTTTCCGTATGCTCTCTGGAACTGTTTGTCGGATCTCTCCATGGTGAAGAAAGAATGTTTGCAAAGTCGAAATCATCATCTTCCATGACGCCGCGCAGAAAGCAGGAAAGCAGGTATTTTCCGCGCTTTCGTTCAAGGTAATTGAAAAATTGTGTCTTTAAGCCGGTTCGATCATTTTGTAATGCGGTGACAAAGCGGCAGTCCCTTTCCACGCGAATGATTTCCTTTTCAGAGTATTTTAATTGATATACGTTCTGCAAAACATAAACATATAGGGATGCGATGCTTTGCTTTACGAGCGGATTGTTGGGATAAGCCTTTTTTAGATTGAATTCAGTTGGAAGCATTTCGGATTCATATCGCAGCAAAATAACATCGAGGGATGTTTCAATCTTCGCGTGTAGAAAAGAATCCTTCGCTCCCGGATAATGGCTCCTGAATTCCTCTATCTGCGCATGAATAAAGGGGTGGCAAGTTCGATCAAGACTGTAGTGACACAGGAAACCAAGCCAATAGGAACGCGCAGCAAGGTCATCGGGATGCTGAATCGTGTACTCATTTATCGAATGAAAAAGCGGAAGCGGATTCTCTTTATGCATAAGCAAACCTGTATTTCTAAGGCTGAGATTTCGCTCCTTGGGCAGTGTAAATGAAGTATACAGAAAATCAGGCCCCTGTGCTCCCCACAGAAAAGCATCTTGATCTACGGGGGCTTTTCCACTTTGAACATAAGCTTTCAAAACTCGCAGAGCATGCAGGTAATGGCATATTAAGGCAGGCATCCCCATCAACACTCCGAAAATAAAAAAATAGAAGGATACAGATAACCGTATCCTTCATACTATCACATTTCTTTTTAGGATTAAAGTACCTTTGCCAAAAAGTCCTGCAGACGTGGACTTTTGGGATGATTGAAAAATTCTTCCGGAGGAGCTTCTTCTACAATCTGTCCGTCATCCATAAAAAGGACACGCGTTGCAACTTCGCGGGCGAAGGCCATTTCGTGAGTAACCACTACCATTGTCATTCCCTCGTTGGCAAGCTCCTTCATAACAGCGAGCACTTCACCGACCATCTCAGGGTCGAGAGCACTGGTAGGCTCATCAAACAGCATAACATCCGGTTCCATCGCAAGAGAACGCACAATTGCGATACGCTGCTTCTGGCCGCCAGAAAGCTGTCCCGGGTAGGAATCTGCTTTCTCCTCAAGGCCAATACGCTTCAGCAACTCAATAGCCTGTGCGTCAGCCTCTTCTTTTGTTTTCAAACCTAAAGTTACAGGAGCAAGCGTAATGTTCTGTCTTACTGTTAAATGCGGAAACAAGTTGAAATGCTGGAATACCATGCCGATTTTCTGACGCAATTTATCAATGTCACAATCAGGAGAATTGATCTGTTTGCCTTCAAACCAGATTTCCCCTTCCGTTGGTTTTTCAAGAAGATTCAGGCAGCGCAGAAAGGTGCTTTTTCCGGAACCGGAAGGCCCAATGACAACCACTTTTTCTCCCTGCTGAATTTCCTGATTGATTCCCTTCAAGACATCAACATCACCATTCAGCGTATGAAAACTTTTGTGAAGATTTTTAACGGTAATCACTTCTGCGCAGCCTCCTTTCAAATTTGGTAAGCAGAGCACTTAGACCAACAACGATGACGAGATAAATCGCCGCTGTTGAAAGCAGCGGTGTAAAAGCCTGGTATGTGATACTGCGGATAATATCGCCGCCTTTTGTGAGGTCCTGAATACCGATGTATCCGGCTACGGAGGTCTCTTTTAGGAGTGCGATGAATTCATTGCCAATTGCCGGAAGAACATTCTTTAGAGCCTGCGGGAAGATGATTTTTACCATCGTGGTGCGTTGGCTAAGACCCAGTGAGCGTCCGGCTTCCATTTGTCCGCGGTCGACCGACATGATACCGCTGCGGATAATTTCAGCAACGTATGCGCCGGAATTGATGCCGAATGCTAAAATTGCAGTTGTAATCTCGTTGACGGCCGTCCCGTTCAGGATGATATAATACATAATCATCAGCTGAACAACGACAGGAGTTCCGCGGATTACGGTTAGATACAGCGAGCAGATTCCGTTCAAAATACGCAATTTCGATGGGTCATTGCTGTGTGCTACCTTGACAAGTGAAACAAGAGTACCGAGAATTACGCCGAGGATAACAGCAAAAATAGTGATTATCAGCGTGTTCCCGAGGCCGTCTAAAATATACTGGTAACGGCCCTGTTCTACAAAACTTTGGTGTAGTTGATCGGTAAGTTCAGAAAAGAAAGACATCGGCAAAGCGGCCATTAACGAATGCATTAAAACCCTCCCTGTTAACTGTTAAAAGCAGGAAGCGGAAAAGCTTCCTGCTTTCCTTTACCTGTGGGCTGCCCGAAAAGTTTCCTTAGCTATTTTCTAATGCAGCTTTATTTTCCTCAATGAGTTTATCCAGTTCTCCACTGGACTTCATTTCTGCCAGAACACTGTTAATCGTGTTGAGCAGATCTGTATTGCCTTTCTTGACGGCAATTGCGTAATGTTCGACAGTGAGAGCGTCATCGAGTTTAACGATCTTGTCGGAGTTATTCTCAACAAATTTCTGTGCCGGGAAATCGTCAATAACAACCGCGTCGAGTCTTCCAGCAATCAGGTCCGAAATGGCATCGCTGCCTTTGTTGTAACGCTTTACGGTTTTCACGTGAATATCCGACGTTTTCTCCTCGTCAGTGCAGTACGTATCACCCGTTGTTCCCTGCTGCACACCGACCGTCTTACCGTTCAGATCTGTACGGCTCTTGATGGAGCTGTTTTTCAAAACAATAATCGACTGTGTTGCATCGAAATATGTGTCGGAGAAATCCATGTTCTTTTTCCGGTCCTCCGTGACGGTCATACCTGCTGCAACAAAATCGCATTTGCCGGAAGAAAGCTCATTGGGCAAAGAATCGAATTCAACGTCACGAATTTCGAGTTCCTTACCGACTTTTGCAGCAATTTTCTTCGCAATCTCAACATCAATTCCGACGATTTCTTTTCCAGAATAATACTCAAACGGCTGGAACTGCGCATTCGTTGACATGACTATTTTGTTACCTTTTTTGGAACATGCGGCAAACGGAACGAGCATTGCCGCCGCGAGGCAAATGGCTGCGACTTTTTTAAGATTTTTCATATTATTTCCCTCTTCCAAATCATTCTCTGTTTTGTATGTCTGTATTATATCGCATAAATATACATTATGCAAGAGTAAAATTGAATTTATATTCAACTATTTTCAAATTTTTATGCATGAAAGCATATCCTCGGGAAGCTGCGAGCAAAAGCGCATCGCTTTGCCTGTAATTGGATGGCGAAAACGAATTTCCCCGCAATGCAGAGCCTGCCGGTATATTTTATCCATGCTCCCGCCGTACATATCATCGCCTGCAAGCGGATGTCCAATGGAAGAAAAGTGTACCCGTATTTGGTGGGTCCTTCCTGTTTTTAATCTTACCGCAATAAGGGTGCAACCATTCAGCGACTGAATCGCACGCCAGCGCGTAACAGCGGAAATCCCGTTAGGCATAACGGCGCGTTGTATAGCATGCCCCGGCATGCGGTCAATTGGCCGGTCAATGACTCCGCTTCCGTTAAGAACCCCTTCAATGATAGCAAAGTAAGTTTTGCGGATATTGCCGGCAAGCTTTTCAGCCGCAAAGGGATTCTTTGCAATCAACACTAAGCCAGTTGTATCTCGATCGAGCCGATAGACCGGGCGAAATGCGTATTTTTCTCCCATTGCCAATTGATGAAACGCCACGGCATTTGCCAAACTGTCGGAGTCGTGGCCTGGGCATGGGTACATTGGCATGAAAGCGGGTTTCTCTACAATCAGAAGGTCGTCATCTTCAAATACTACTGAAATTGGATGAGGAACCGGTTCCGGAATCTTTTCATCGTCAGGGAAACGCAACTGAATACAATCTCCTGCATGCAGCAGTTCCGGAGCCGTTATTTTTATTCCGTTTCTTGTAATGCCATTCTGTTCTCTTTTCAGTTTGGCAGTTTGGCGGACTGAGAGGCCGACATAGTTTCTGAGAAAACTTTTCAGAGTTATACCATCGTATTGATCTGGGCTATGTCAAGAGAAGTTCGCAATTTGGGGACTCCACGAAATGAATTAAGCTGCGCTTAGCAGAAGTGTCTGAATCGATTTGGGATTCAAATATGCTCTGGAAACGGACCAGTCTTCAGCGTATTCCATGAGATATGTTGTAACCAACCGCAGATAGGAATCTTTGTTTGGGAATATCCCGACGACGTTGGTTCTGCGCCGGATTTCCTTGTTCAGCCGTTCCAGCATATTGGTCGATGAGATTTTACGGGCATCAAGCTCGGGGAATGCATAGAAAGCCAGTGAGTCCTCCAGCCCGTCTTCCAGAAGCTCGATTGCTTTGGGAAACCGCTTCCCATATTGCTCCGACAACTGTTTTGCGCGCTGTCGCGCTAATTGGACGGAAGGCGCCAGCCAGATTTCTTTCAGTTGGACCGCAAAGGATTCTTTTTCTTTCTGCGGTATATGGGCCAGAATATTTCGCATGAAATGCACTTTGCAGCGTTGCCAGGATGCGCCGGGAAAACTTTCTCGGATGGCGGCAATCAGCCCTTTGTTCGCATCGGAAACCACCAGCAGCGGTGTTTTCAAGCCGCGATCCAAAAGACTTTGAAACAACTGGGAATAGCTCTCTTTGGATTCGTCCAGCATCGGCTCCACGGCGAGAATGTCCCTGTGCCCTTGCTCGTTGACGCCGCAGACAACCATCACCGCCATGCTGACGACACGGCCATCCATACGGACTTTTTCGTACAGGGCATCCGTCCAAATGACAGGATAACGAGTATCCGTCAGAGAACGGTTGCGAAATTCCTGTACCTGTTCATTGAGCCCTTTTGTCATCTCACTGACCTGACTGCGGGAGAGGTTCTCTATCCCCAGACTGTGAGCCAACTTTTCCATCTTCCGTGTGGACACGCCCTGCACGAATGCCTCCTGAATAACCTGTACCAGCGCCGCCTCGCTGCGTTTGCGTTCAGTGACAAAGAACGGGATATATCCATGGCTGCGCAGCTTTGGCACCATGAGATACATCGTCCCTACGCGAGTATCCAGCCTCCGGGGACGATATCCGCAGCGGTAGTCACTTCGAGACGGATTGTGCGCATTCTTTTCCGCCCCCACAAGGCCGGAAACCTCCGCCTCCATCAGTTGAGCGCAGAGCCATTCCAGCATACTGAGCATCGGGTCGGGCTCCGCCATACATTTCAGTAGCAATTCCGTAAGATCTGTGTTATTCTTTCCTTGAGTCATTGGGACCAACTCCTTTTTGAATGTCTTGACACCATTCATTTTAAAGGAGTCCCAATGGCTTTTCTATACCTTCTCGAAATTGCGAACTTTATTGTACTCTATCTTGATCTGGGACAACGAATTTAATTTCGCGCATACTTAAATTATATCTCCATAGTTGATGCATTGTTTAAGACTTCATAAAACAAACGCCGCTCTGCATTGCAGAGCGGCGCAACACATTCTACAGGAATCAGCAGACTTTTGTAGTCCAGCCCATATCATCCGGCAGAAGGCCCCACTGAATGCCTGTAAGAGTATCATAAAGCCTCTGAGTAACTTCGCCGATCTTACCGTTATTGATGACAGCAACTTCATCTTCATAGCGAAGTTCGCCGACCGGTGAAATGACAGCAGCGGTTCCGGTTCCGAAAACTTCTTCCAGTTTTCCTTCTCTGGCAGCTTTCATGACATCGGTAATTGCCAGACGTTCTTCCGAGACTTTATAGCCCCATTTTTTCAGGAGTTCAATGCAAGACATACGGGTAATGCCTGGAAGTACGGTGCCGACCGTTGGCGCTGTGTAAATCGTTCCGTCAATTTTGAAGAAGCAGTTCATAGAACCAACTTCCTCAACGTATTTGCGCTCTACGCCGTCGAGCCAGAGAGTCTGGCTATAACCCAAGGATTCGGCAATTTCCTGTGAAATCAAGGATGCAGCGTAGTTGCCGCCGCACTTAATGTATCCGGTTCCGCCGGGTGCTGCGCGTACATATTTATCTTCGACATAAATCTTGACCGGATTCAATCCGGTGGGATAGTATGCCGCAACCGGACAGCAAATTATGATGAAATAATATGTATTGGAAGCTTTCACGCCAAGGTGCGGTTCCGTTGCGATGCAAAACGGACGAATGTAAAGCGATTCGCCCGGCTGGGAGGGGACCCAGTCTTTTTCCACTTTTACAAGAGCCTTGACAGCTGTAACAAAGTCTTCTTCCGGAACAGGGGGCATGCACATGCGCTCATGTGTCGATCTGAATCGAGCAGCATTCTTTTCCGGACGGAACAGTTGAATGGTACCGTCCTTGGTACGATAAGCCTTCATGCCTTCAAACGATTCCTGCGCATAATGCAGAACGATTGCCGCCGGGTCAAGCTGCAGCGGTGCATACGGTACGATTCGAGGATCGTGCCACCCTTTGCCTTCGGTGTAATCCATCATAAACATGTGGTCGGTAAAGATGGTACCGAACGGCAGCGGATCTCCCGGTGCAGGTTTCTTTTTCGGCGTTTTTGTTAATTCATACCTGATCTCCTGCATTTTTTGAATGCCCTTCTTTCAAAATATTAAATCACAAATTTATTGTTTATAGTTATATCATCTTTTCTGTGCTTTTTCAAGCTTTAACTAATTATTATTGTGTAGTGTTAAAGAATCTCAATGGATGCCGCAAGATGGATTTATATTACTAATATCATCAACCGTTCAAAACCCGCATACTGCATAATATTTACTTTCCGGTCAAACAATAACGTGCAAAGGGGGTGAACGAATTTGGAGAAACAGAACAACTGCAACAATAAAAAAGACGATTTTTCCAATCGGAACTGTCAGACAACGAAGGACAACTGCAACCGTTCTAAGGCACAG
This genomic interval carries:
- a CDS encoding branched-chain amino acid aminotransferase; this encodes MQEIRYELTKTPKKKPAPGDPLPFGTIFTDHMFMMDYTEGKGWHDPRIVPYAPLQLDPAAIVLHYAQESFEGMKAYRTKDGTIQLFRPEKNAARFRSTHERMCMPPVPEEDFVTAVKALVKVEKDWVPSQPGESLYIRPFCIATEPHLGVKASNTYYFIIICCPVAAYYPTGLNPVKIYVEDKYVRAAPGGTGYIKCGGNYAASLISQEIAESLGYSQTLWLDGVERKYVEEVGSMNCFFKIDGTIYTAPTVGTVLPGITRMSCIELLKKWGYKVSEERLAITDVMKAAREGKLEEVFGTGTAAVISPVGELRYEDEVAVINNGKIGEVTQRLYDTLTGIQWGLLPDDMGWTTKVC